The Deinococcus koreensis genome window below encodes:
- the mnmE gene encoding tRNA uridine-5-carboxymethylaminomethyl(34) synthesis GTPase MnmE → MTRTGLSDTIAAIATAPGSAGVGIVRVSGHRALEVADGLFRGKRRPSKTRGGRFLFGDLLAADGERLDEGLVLVFRGGRSYTGEDVAEFQTHGSPAVLGRVLARTLELGARLARPGEFTLRAYLAGRLDLAQAEAVLGLVEAQTEAARRQATLGLSGALGTRVARIGANLTRTLAALQAMLDYPEEGVPEEDRELPLAAARRDLLELVGTARAGQVATRGARLALIGRPNAGKSSLLNALVGFERSIVTPLPGTTRDYLEAGLELSGVPVTLVDTAGIRETGDAIEAAGVRQALNLAGGADLVLALEDGSAPREALPAELPPGARVIRIRTKADLSAAWTDPGALDVSAVTGAGLPELREAMGTALLGDVSRGEAWLTTERQADAARRALAHVDAASALPDDLASYELEEALGALSELTGRDVQEDVIDAVFRNFCVGK, encoded by the coding sequence GTGACGCGTACCGGCCTCTCGGACACCATCGCCGCCATCGCCACGGCGCCCGGCAGTGCGGGCGTGGGCATCGTGCGGGTCAGCGGCCACCGGGCGCTGGAGGTCGCGGACGGCCTGTTCCGGGGGAAGAGGCGGCCCTCGAAGACGCGCGGCGGCCGCTTTCTGTTCGGAGACCTGCTCGCAGCGGATGGCGAGCGGCTCGACGAGGGGCTGGTGCTGGTCTTCCGGGGCGGACGGTCGTACACCGGCGAGGACGTGGCGGAGTTCCAGACCCACGGCAGTCCGGCGGTGCTGGGCCGGGTGCTGGCCCGCACGCTGGAACTGGGCGCGCGGCTGGCCCGGCCCGGCGAGTTCACCCTGCGCGCCTACCTCGCCGGGCGCCTCGATCTGGCGCAGGCCGAGGCCGTACTGGGGCTGGTGGAGGCGCAGACCGAGGCGGCGCGGCGCCAGGCCACCCTGGGCCTCTCCGGCGCCCTGGGGACGCGGGTGGCGCGCATCGGGGCGAACCTCACGCGCACCCTGGCCGCCCTGCAGGCCATGCTCGACTACCCCGAGGAAGGCGTGCCCGAGGAAGACCGGGAGCTTCCCCTGGCGGCGGCCCGGCGCGACCTGCTGGAACTGGTGGGCACCGCCCGCGCCGGGCAGGTCGCCACGCGCGGCGCGCGGCTGGCCCTGATCGGCCGCCCGAACGCCGGCAAGAGCAGCCTGCTCAATGCCCTGGTGGGCTTCGAGCGCTCCATCGTCACGCCGCTGCCGGGCACCACCCGCGACTATCTGGAGGCCGGGCTGGAACTCTCCGGCGTGCCGGTCACGCTGGTCGACACCGCCGGCATCCGCGAGACCGGCGACGCCATCGAGGCCGCCGGGGTGCGTCAGGCGCTGAACCTGGCGGGCGGAGCCGATCTGGTGCTGGCCCTGGAGGACGGCAGCGCGCCGCGCGAGGCCCTGCCTGCTGAATTACCGCCGGGAGCCCGCGTGATCCGGATCCGCACCAAGGCCGACCTGAGCGCCGCCTGGACAGATCCCGGCGCGCTGGACGTGAGCGCGGTGACCGGCGCCGGACTGCCCGAACTCCGGGAGGCCATGGGCACGGCCCTGCTGGGCGACGTCTCGCGCGGGGAAGCCTGGCTGACCACCGAGCGGCAGGCCGACGCGGCGCGGCGCGCCCTGGCCCACGTGGACGCCGCGAGCGCGTTGCCCGACGACCTGGCGAGTTACGAGCTGGAAGAGGCCCTGGGCGCCCTCTCGGAACTCACCGGCCGGGACGTGCAGGAGGATGTGATCGACGCCGTGTTCCGGAATTTCTGCGTGGGGAAGTAA